One genomic region from Leptospira montravelensis encodes:
- a CDS encoding PQQ-dependent sugar dehydrogenase — MKIQTFVLFSFLSMSVSCDDIGRSILKSYNKKYETDGQVLGSKPLFMGVDANRKQVSISLQEVVKVKEPTDIQFPPGDSPFLFALEKTGNMILFHREKKISRVLTKFPVITDSEEGLLGLAFHPLYPKQSKLYTNYVKSVANKDVTIVSEWVVENPTNYDSMKLTSERVLLQVEQPYPNHNGGQLAFGPDGQLYIGLGDGGWRADPKNNGQNPNTLLGSILRISPTPDTQSKKPYSIPTDNPFVGKAGFAPETFAYGIRNPWRMSFSPDGRLLVADVGQDAYEEVDIILSGKNYGWNQTEGFHCFTDGCNLGLYQPPFYEYGRDEGQSITGGYVYTGSAIPDLKGMYVFGDFIQGKIWAIPVPKPGENIKVTETIALGKWNLLIPTFGRDNEGEIFVADYQSGTIYKMVKP, encoded by the coding sequence ATGAAAATCCAAACCTTTGTCTTATTTTCTTTTTTGTCTATGTCTGTTTCTTGTGACGATATAGGTCGCAGTATTTTAAAAAGTTACAATAAAAAGTATGAAACCGATGGCCAGGTCCTCGGATCCAAACCTCTTTTTATGGGTGTCGATGCAAACCGCAAACAAGTATCCATTTCTTTACAAGAAGTGGTAAAAGTTAAAGAGCCAACGGACATCCAGTTCCCACCGGGTGACAGTCCCTTTTTATTTGCCCTAGAAAAAACAGGGAATATGATTTTATTCCACAGAGAAAAAAAGATTAGCCGTGTGCTAACTAAATTTCCCGTGATCACTGACAGTGAAGAAGGGCTTCTTGGTTTGGCCTTTCACCCGCTATATCCCAAACAATCCAAGTTATATACCAATTATGTAAAGTCTGTTGCAAATAAAGATGTCACCATCGTTTCCGAATGGGTTGTAGAAAATCCAACTAACTACGATTCTATGAAGCTAACCAGCGAACGAGTGTTATTGCAAGTGGAGCAACCTTATCCCAACCACAATGGTGGGCAATTGGCCTTTGGTCCCGATGGACAATTATACATTGGTCTTGGGGACGGAGGGTGGAGAGCAGATCCCAAAAACAACGGACAAAATCCGAATACTCTCCTTGGTTCTATTTTAAGAATTAGCCCCACTCCTGACACCCAATCGAAAAAACCATATTCCATTCCTACGGACAATCCTTTTGTGGGAAAGGCGGGTTTCGCTCCGGAAACCTTTGCATACGGAATTCGTAATCCTTGGAGGATGAGTTTTTCACCTGACGGGCGTTTGCTTGTAGCAGATGTGGGGCAAGATGCTTACGAAGAAGTGGATATCATTTTATCCGGTAAAAACTATGGATGGAACCAAACCGAAGGTTTCCATTGTTTTACGGATGGATGTAATCTTGGCCTTTACCAACCACCATTTTATGAATACGGCAGAGACGAAGGACAATCCATCACCGGTGGCTATGTTTATACTGGATCTGCCATTCCTGACTTAAAGGGAATGTATGTGTTTGGAGATTTTATCCAAGGTAAAATTTGGGCGATTCCTGTACCAAAACCTGGTGAAAATATAAAGGTCACAGAAACGATAGCCCTTGGAAAATGGAACTTACTCATTCCTACCTTTGGTCGGGACAATGAGGGAGAAATTTTTGTGGCAGATTACCAATCGGGAACCATTTACAAAATGGTAAAACCGTAA
- a CDS encoding LTA synthase family protein: protein MKKLFSKLPFYIRFHLLLAGLGIVFLTIYRVTFFAMYSYRIHDKSTWILLKAFLKGARFDISVLCVLLGVSLLYSSLHFFNRNKIYRAVWRTLPVIFIILLLFLLIADLIYYENGNKHLGYEAFAYLGFEMLPLVGSAFSQNPFLFLIGIVVISAIGFGIYKIQSKFPYSHVNLHYKWAGLQFLVVLALLVLGIRGGIQTSPLRTSDAIITKETIINDLVLNPGFTVITDLKMTKVDDRHFMKLSEASAIVQKEVAYPGANFVSEEYPLLRKTTVTSTKPLPHIVVVVLEGWTGKFIDIIGTGKVDGKVVTPYFNQLIRQGMFFKNFFASGGRTTNGLMALMGGIPDRPGLTAVRTPQILNRFSGLGNIAKTIGYETLFVTGTDLSFNNKGSIMYHWGFDTLVGKTELEKNPEYKTGPWSYLDESSLDAMHKRLLNVKPEKPIVSVIHTGTTHYPYKVPEEKYRLFESTTQDSEYLNVLHYADFALNEYMEKAKKAPYFKDTIFFFVSDHSHHRFLNYYEDRNVPLLIYAPGKIKPELREDFTSQLDLIPTILGFMEREVYFSVMGRDLRKVKGTSAYFAYGNIFGWIEDDFLYYQSVSGGQGETKTIIPPFVDLGLCYKDFNLCKKHGDKTKAFLNLGDELLKSNKLFPSESVLKEIKN from the coding sequence ATGAAAAAACTATTTTCTAAATTGCCGTTTTACATTCGGTTCCATTTACTCCTTGCGGGTCTTGGAATCGTATTTCTTACCATCTACCGTGTTACTTTTTTTGCCATGTATTCTTACCGGATTCATGATAAATCAACTTGGATTTTATTAAAAGCCTTTCTAAAAGGGGCGCGGTTTGATATATCCGTCTTATGCGTGTTACTCGGTGTAAGTTTGCTCTATTCGAGTTTGCACTTTTTTAATCGGAATAAAATCTATAGGGCAGTTTGGCGAACCTTACCTGTTATTTTTATCATTCTGCTTCTTTTTCTTCTCATTGCGGATTTGATCTATTATGAAAATGGAAACAAACATTTAGGATACGAGGCTTTTGCTTATCTTGGATTTGAGATGTTGCCACTCGTTGGATCTGCCTTCTCTCAAAATCCTTTTTTGTTTTTAATCGGAATTGTTGTGATTTCCGCGATTGGATTTGGAATTTATAAAATCCAATCCAAGTTCCCTTATTCCCATGTGAATTTACATTATAAATGGGCTGGTCTCCAATTCCTTGTGGTCCTAGCACTTTTAGTTTTAGGAATTCGCGGGGGAATCCAAACAAGTCCCCTTCGTACGAGTGATGCCATCATTACCAAGGAAACCATCATCAATGATTTGGTTCTCAATCCGGGTTTTACTGTCATCACAGACTTAAAGATGACCAAAGTGGATGACCGCCATTTTATGAAGTTGTCCGAGGCGAGTGCGATTGTCCAAAAGGAAGTGGCTTATCCCGGCGCAAATTTTGTGAGTGAAGAGTATCCTCTCCTTCGTAAAACAACAGTTACTTCAACAAAACCTTTGCCACATATCGTTGTTGTGGTCCTTGAAGGTTGGACTGGAAAGTTCATTGATATCATTGGAACGGGAAAAGTGGATGGAAAAGTTGTCACTCCTTACTTTAACCAACTGATCCGCCAAGGTATGTTCTTTAAAAACTTTTTTGCCAGTGGGGGAAGGACCACAAACGGCCTTATGGCATTGATGGGTGGAATTCCTGATAGGCCGGGCCTAACAGCGGTTCGCACACCGCAAATCCTCAACCGGTTTTCTGGGCTTGGGAATATTGCAAAAACCATTGGTTATGAAACTTTGTTTGTGACAGGAACCGATCTTAGTTTTAATAACAAAGGAAGTATCATGTACCATTGGGGTTTTGATACTCTGGTTGGTAAAACTGAGTTAGAAAAAAATCCTGAATATAAAACGGGACCTTGGAGTTATTTGGATGAGTCATCACTCGATGCCATGCACAAACGCCTCCTGAATGTAAAACCGGAAAAACCAATTGTCTCAGTGATTCATACAGGAACCACACACTACCCTTACAAAGTTCCTGAGGAAAAGTATCGTTTGTTTGAATCTACCACTCAAGACAGTGAATACTTAAATGTTCTGCATTATGCTGATTTTGCTTTGAACGAATATATGGAAAAAGCAAAAAAAGCACCTTATTTTAAAGATACGATTTTCTTTTTTGTTTCTGATCATAGCCACCACAGGTTTTTAAACTACTATGAAGATAGAAACGTTCCCTTACTCATTTATGCTCCGGGAAAAATCAAACCAGAACTAAGAGAAGATTTCACTTCCCAACTAGATTTGATACCTACCATCCTTGGGTTTATGGAAAGGGAAGTATACTTTAGTGTGATGGGTCGTGATTTAAGAAAAGTAAAAGGAACATCAGCCTATTTTGCTTATGGAAATATCTTTGGATGGATTGAGGATGATTTTTTGTATTACCAATCTGTGTCTGGTGGACAAGGGGAAACCAAAACCATAATACCACCGTTTGTGGATTTGGGACTTTGTTATAAAGATTTCAATTTATGTAAAAAACATGGGGATAAAACAAAGGCGTTTTTAAATTTAGGAGACGAACTCCTGAAGTCGAACAAATTGTTCCCTTCGGAGTCCGTTTTAAAAGAGATAAAAAACTAA
- a CDS encoding cytochrome c3 family protein, giving the protein MNIKILKISVPIVAIAALAYLIFSPSRYVGYSPDQPIPFNHKIHAGDNKIDCKYCHTGVENSAHATVPPSSTCMNCHGAGNVAGNQEHVKWLKEQYDSNTPVSWIKVHDQPDFVYFNHSRHVQRGVDCSTCHGNMAEMVKVRQSKSLNMGFCVDCHRENNAPNDCSTCHR; this is encoded by the coding sequence ATGAATATAAAAATACTCAAGATCTCTGTGCCTATCGTTGCAATAGCAGCACTAGCATATTTGATTTTTTCACCTAGCCGTTATGTGGGCTATTCACCCGACCAGCCCATCCCCTTCAACCATAAGATACATGCTGGCGATAACAAAATCGACTGTAAGTATTGCCATACTGGTGTTGAAAATTCGGCCCATGCCACAGTTCCCCCAAGTTCCACTTGTATGAACTGTCATGGAGCAGGTAACGTAGCGGGCAACCAAGAACATGTTAAATGGCTAAAAGAACAATACGATAGCAATACGCCAGTATCCTGGATAAAGGTTCATGACCAACCAGACTTCGTATACTTTAACCATTCACGACACGTACAACGCGGTGTCGATTGTTCCACATGCCACGGTAACATGGCAGAGATGGTAAAGGTTAGACAGTCCAAGTCCCTCAATATGGGATTTTGTGTCGATTGCCATAGAGAGAACAATGCCCCTAACGATTGTTCTACGTGCCACAGATAA
- a CDS encoding methyl-accepting chemotaxis protein — protein MKSLKYILGLYTFLSILVLSTVVSALILYLNWGLLLKVYRGEMENAGKSAGAELSNYYKSQLRIAGILSKQREIKDSFQSGKSKFATDLLVGIMRESNGEYENIFLSPPVQNAKIFAAGIPRSIGYQLEESKTGDHVVVALKKQFLIGSVQESPITGLPVSLVSYPIEENGELIGILWIALNLELVSKRMGEGIHVGANGYITAITTKGVVFAGPDKSKILKLDLSKIPEGRPILEAKDGAYFEYTENGKDFAFLVKRLEEWNTIIGVVLPKSDMNSGFIQVAIFAVVVVFLITALVVFGVFRFLKKRLLPLENSVVILDKMAKGDLTESFHFTNQDEIGRMNLALDGFVKSIRNSLGEIQSVAEEIASSAEGLRDSSSSFSDMAQGTAASAEEISATTEEVAASMETTAASTSKQHNNIIEFNEKILELSQGAIQIEKDTKAALANTENITKQAKLGGESLNQMKEVINVILESSTEMKEVIGIIDEISDQTSLLALNAAIEAARAGEAGRGFAIVAEEISKLSDKTAHSIQAIEDMIGKNSKELEEGAKGIRSSLELLNLIIRDIAEVENVMKRLSEATKAQLNYNREVDERSNEVGRESESIRGAIEEQKRAIEQISQSVIGINNETMHIATGSDQVASSSQKLSHAAETLRTITKRFTIAKNE, from the coding sequence ATGAAGAGTTTAAAATACATTCTTGGTCTCTATACATTTCTTTCCATTTTAGTTTTATCTACAGTCGTATCGGCTCTCATTTTGTATTTGAATTGGGGACTTCTATTGAAAGTTTACCGAGGAGAAATGGAAAACGCCGGCAAAAGTGCCGGAGCCGAACTTTCCAATTATTATAAATCACAACTCCGCATTGCAGGCATCCTTTCCAAACAAAGAGAAATCAAAGACTCTTTTCAATCAGGCAAATCTAAGTTTGCCACAGATCTGCTTGTGGGTATTATGCGCGAGTCAAATGGCGAATATGAAAATATATTTCTTTCTCCACCCGTTCAAAACGCCAAAATTTTTGCCGCAGGAATTCCTCGGTCCATTGGTTATCAATTAGAAGAATCTAAAACGGGAGACCATGTTGTCGTAGCGCTAAAAAAACAGTTTTTGATTGGATCTGTCCAAGAATCACCTATCACAGGTTTGCCGGTGAGTCTAGTATCTTATCCTATTGAAGAAAATGGGGAGCTAATTGGAATTCTTTGGATTGCATTAAACTTAGAACTAGTTTCAAAACGAATGGGAGAAGGAATCCACGTAGGAGCCAATGGATACATCACTGCCATTACCACAAAAGGTGTTGTATTTGCAGGTCCTGATAAATCCAAAATTTTAAAGTTAGATTTAAGTAAAATTCCCGAAGGCCGCCCCATTTTAGAGGCAAAAGACGGAGCCTATTTTGAATATACCGAAAATGGAAAGGACTTTGCTTTTCTCGTTAAACGATTAGAAGAATGGAATACCATCATTGGAGTCGTTCTTCCCAAATCCGATATGAATTCAGGATTCATCCAAGTGGCTATATTTGCCGTTGTGGTTGTTTTTTTGATTACAGCCCTTGTGGTGTTTGGAGTGTTTCGGTTTCTAAAAAAACGATTATTACCATTAGAAAACTCTGTTGTCATTTTAGATAAAATGGCCAAGGGAGATTTAACCGAGTCATTTCATTTTACCAATCAAGATGAGATTGGCAGAATGAACCTTGCCTTGGATGGCTTTGTGAAAAGCATAAGAAACTCTCTCGGAGAAATTCAATCTGTGGCCGAAGAGATTGCATCTTCGGCCGAAGGATTGCGGGATTCCTCTTCTAGTTTTTCAGATATGGCTCAAGGTACGGCCGCCTCAGCAGAAGAAATTTCAGCCACAACAGAAGAAGTGGCAGCCAGTATGGAGACAACAGCGGCTTCCACATCGAAACAACATAATAATATTATCGAATTCAATGAAAAGATTTTAGAACTATCTCAAGGTGCCATCCAAATCGAAAAGGATACAAAGGCAGCCCTCGCCAATACAGAAAACATTACCAAACAGGCCAAATTAGGTGGTGAGTCCCTAAACCAGATGAAGGAAGTGATTAATGTCATTTTGGAATCTTCCACAGAAATGAAAGAAGTGATTGGGATCATCGACGAAATTTCTGACCAGACCAGTTTACTGGCGCTGAATGCAGCCATTGAAGCGGCAAGGGCAGGGGAAGCAGGTCGTGGGTTTGCCATTGTGGCCGAAGAGATTTCCAAACTTTCCGACAAAACGGCTCATTCCATCCAAGCCATAGAGGATATGATCGGAAAAAATAGCAAAGAGTTGGAGGAGGGTGCTAAAGGAATTCGTTCTTCGCTGGAGCTACTCAACCTCATCATCCGGGATATTGCCGAAGTGGAAAATGTGATGAAACGACTTTCGGAAGCGACAAAGGCACAATTGAACTATAACCGAGAAGTAGATGAACGTTCCAATGAAGTAGGAAGGGAGTCAGAATCGATTCGTGGGGCCATTGAGGAACAAAAACGAGCCATAGAACAAATCTCACAGTCTGTGATTGGAATCAATAATGAAACCATGCACATTGCCACAGGATCGGACCAGGTGGCTTCCTCTTCACAAAAATTATCACATGCCGCAGAAACCTTGCGTACGATCACAAAGCGGTTTACCATCGCAAAAAACGAATGA
- a CDS encoding transmembrane 220 family protein yields MKLFRILSVPLFLYFAYLQLNDPDPYLWFPIYAFVALIALASLFRPVPMFVGWTLIPIYLVLSGYYFAHTPYFGMEVEEVREFLGLLIASAAVALLIFKK; encoded by the coding sequence ATGAAACTCTTTCGCATCCTATCTGTTCCCCTTTTCCTTTACTTCGCCTATTTGCAATTGAACGACCCAGATCCTTATCTTTGGTTCCCGATCTATGCCTTTGTGGCATTGATTGCCCTTGCCAGTTTGTTTCGTCCAGTGCCTATGTTTGTGGGATGGACCCTCATTCCCATTTATCTAGTTTTGTCAGGGTATTATTTTGCCCACACACCCTACTTTGGAATGGAAGTGGAAGAAGTGAGAGAATTTTTGGGACTTTTGATTGCCAGTGCAGCGGTAGCACTTCTTATTTTTAAGAAATAA
- a CDS encoding sterol desaturase family protein, with amino-acid sequence MNSDAFMEYAFIVMVALIGIEIFVSYIKGKQYYRLNVLIADVSTGVIFALIGVVILLGALYVYDKIETNFSLSALGYHFFPLESPFQFSPSFSINWHALGAWTFAIVFADFVYYWFHRHCHEINLFWATHVTHHSTQEMNLSVAFRGNGLQRIFEYIYFLSMALLGIPWAMFLLSHRILKVYQFVVHTRFIGKLGIFEEFMVTPSNHRVHHGVQKKYIDRNHGGIFIVWDRMFGSFEWETEEPIYGLTKPVNSFNPITVNLHVFKDMFFQILECKSFGDIFKTIFGPPGWKPSYLITSADEAPEPTKILKYDPKPPMGVMIYVALQAAVLMAVGLVIWKVAKINLEKDMVTLGILSVVIIFSLFSIDRTMEMKRWSRRTEVVRNVLFILAFVAALVYSNIPNIEIFAIPLIGLSFVSLVWILIKRKTFFDLSNISNTWY; translated from the coding sequence ATGAATAGCGACGCCTTTATGGAATATGCCTTTATCGTCATGGTCGCATTGATAGGAATCGAAATCTTCGTTTCCTATATCAAAGGCAAACAATACTACCGGTTAAATGTTCTCATTGCCGATGTAAGTACGGGTGTGATCTTTGCACTGATTGGAGTGGTCATTCTGCTCGGTGCACTTTATGTTTATGACAAAATAGAAACTAACTTTTCGCTCTCCGCCTTGGGTTACCATTTTTTTCCTTTGGAAAGTCCGTTTCAATTCTCCCCTAGTTTTTCTATAAACTGGCATGCCCTAGGAGCCTGGACTTTTGCTATCGTTTTTGCTGATTTTGTTTATTACTGGTTTCATAGACATTGCCACGAAATCAATTTGTTTTGGGCCACACATGTCACCCACCACTCCACACAAGAAATGAATTTGTCAGTCGCCTTCCGGGGAAATGGACTTCAAAGAATATTCGAATATATTTATTTTCTATCGATGGCACTTCTTGGAATTCCTTGGGCGATGTTTTTACTGAGCCACCGAATTCTAAAAGTATATCAATTTGTGGTTCATACTCGTTTTATTGGTAAACTCGGAATTTTCGAAGAGTTTATGGTAACTCCTTCAAACCATAGAGTCCACCACGGGGTGCAAAAAAAATACATCGACCGTAACCACGGGGGTATCTTTATCGTTTGGGACCGAATGTTTGGATCCTTCGAATGGGAAACAGAAGAACCAATCTATGGATTGACAAAACCTGTTAATTCCTTCAACCCCATCACTGTCAACTTACACGTGTTCAAGGATATGTTTTTTCAAATTCTGGAATGTAAATCTTTCGGCGATATATTTAAAACTATTTTTGGGCCTCCTGGATGGAAGCCAAGTTACCTTATTACAAGTGCAGACGAGGCACCGGAACCCACAAAAATTTTAAAATACGATCCAAAACCTCCAATGGGAGTGATGATCTACGTAGCACTCCAAGCAGCAGTTCTTATGGCTGTAGGACTTGTGATTTGGAAAGTTGCCAAAATCAATTTGGAAAAAGATATGGTAACACTTGGAATTCTATCTGTTGTCATTATCTTTAGTTTGTTTTCGATTGATCGAACGATGGAAATGAAACGATGGTCAAGAAGAACGGAAGTGGTACGAAACGTTTTATTTATTTTGGCTTTTGTAGCGGCTTTAGTGTATTCCAATATTCCGAATATTGAAATTTTTGCCATTCCACTCATCGGCCTCTCGTTTGTATCCCTTGTATGGATTCTCATCAAACGAAAGACCTTCTTTGATTTGAGTAATATTTCAAATACTTGGTATTAG
- a CDS encoding Cys-rich protein: MKHGNWILTLALTLFLVNCQDIVEKKCQAACEVFISCTEEELKLTLAPDVKRTGRIQCMDGCTTHNSDILQCYDQEPNSCKGFGQCLIQIGTLE, encoded by the coding sequence GTGAAACACGGTAATTGGATCTTAACTCTGGCGTTAACTCTGTTTCTAGTTAATTGCCAAGATATTGTGGAAAAAAAATGCCAAGCGGCTTGTGAAGTTTTTATTTCTTGTACAGAAGAAGAACTAAAACTCACGTTAGCACCTGATGTCAAACGCACAGGTAGGATCCAATGTATGGATGGATGTACCACACATAATAGTGATATTTTGCAATGTTATGACCAAGAACCCAATTCCTGCAAAGGATTTGGACAATGCCTGATTCAAATTGGTACCTTAGAATGA
- a CDS encoding ArnT family glycosyltransferase: MKETLNASERIFYRILLLLASLPVLFTLPLDVIDIDSSQYASISRELVLSGDFFTLFDNGRRYLDKPILTFWTIATSFSLFGISNIAFRIPAIFLSLLSVFSIYRITILTGGKERQGYLACFAYLLAPGFYAMVVDPKIDVYLTAYLVFTYHFYYLGRKKNPNYFYLMYLMMSMGFITKGPISVVIPALSIGGDILFRRDWKLLLSMRVPTGLLVLASLPAFWCVLLYKSFNSYGPSFFLWIQSFGRFYKEMYDVKFDPFYFYKSFSWAFFSGVVPMIIYIAFRTYNYIKSLGWKEILRKIRANDYKDIDFVIPFWVFLFLFLISFSRFPLPQYTYWVLPGAALYFGKIAEESLFRSSVERLRPSFLIAGLVYLVGYFLIPVFVAEVGIVYYVFGAIGILLIMLLAQLIPLEVLVTLVGATLFFSSISLQFYPLLTSYQPAKEFGAKIKELEPNEPVVYTFWLSNSKRSYGFYAERNFRNVYDREKLDRLWSEKPERLLILPSEKLSQLKEFAGSGYTIEPVLERESFKVATPTIAFLKKETRNLVTKKISLVWLKKIQGKSSKNSKV, encoded by the coding sequence ATGAAAGAAACACTAAACGCCTCTGAAAGAATTTTTTATCGAATTTTATTACTTCTAGCATCCCTTCCTGTTCTGTTCACCCTTCCTTTGGATGTGATTGATATTGATAGTTCTCAGTATGCAAGTATCAGCCGTGAACTCGTGTTATCCGGCGATTTTTTTACTTTATTTGATAATGGTAGAAGATACTTAGATAAACCAATCCTTACGTTTTGGACGATTGCTACTTCTTTTTCTCTTTTTGGAATCAGTAATATTGCCTTTCGAATTCCGGCCATTTTCCTTAGTTTGCTTTCTGTTTTTTCTATTTATCGTATTACCATTTTAACGGGTGGAAAAGAAAGACAAGGATACTTGGCTTGTTTTGCTTATCTTTTAGCACCTGGTTTTTACGCTATGGTTGTGGATCCAAAAATCGATGTGTATCTTACCGCCTACTTGGTGTTTACTTATCACTTTTACTATTTGGGTAGAAAAAAGAATCCTAATTACTTCTACTTGATGTATCTCATGATGTCTATGGGATTTATCACCAAAGGCCCAATTTCTGTGGTCATTCCAGCTTTGTCCATTGGCGGGGATATATTATTTCGTAGGGACTGGAAATTACTTCTATCGATGCGAGTGCCAACGGGACTGCTTGTTCTTGCCTCTCTTCCTGCCTTTTGGTGTGTTCTATTATACAAAAGTTTTAATTCCTATGGACCTTCCTTCTTTTTGTGGATCCAATCCTTTGGTCGTTTCTACAAAGAAATGTATGATGTGAAGTTTGATCCTTTTTACTTTTATAAATCTTTTTCATGGGCCTTCTTTAGTGGAGTAGTGCCTATGATCATCTATATTGCCTTTCGCACTTACAATTATATCAAATCCCTTGGTTGGAAGGAAATACTTCGGAAGATCCGTGCAAATGATTACAAAGACATCGACTTTGTGATTCCTTTTTGGGTTTTCCTCTTTTTGTTTTTGATTTCTTTTTCCAGATTTCCGCTCCCGCAATACACGTATTGGGTGCTTCCAGGAGCTGCACTTTATTTTGGAAAGATAGCGGAAGAAAGTTTATTTCGTTCGAGTGTGGAAAGACTTCGTCCTTCTTTTCTCATCGCAGGCCTTGTTTATCTCGTGGGGTATTTTCTCATTCCTGTCTTTGTAGCAGAGGTAGGCATTGTTTATTATGTATTTGGAGCGATTGGAATTTTACTTATCATGTTGCTTGCCCAACTCATTCCATTGGAAGTGCTTGTCACACTCGTCGGTGCTACTTTGTTTTTTAGTTCCATTAGTTTGCAATTTTATCCGCTACTCACAAGTTACCAACCAGCAAAAGAATTTGGCGCCAAAATCAAAGAACTGGAACCAAACGAACCAGTTGTGTATACCTTTTGGTTGTCAAATTCGAAACGGTCTTACGGTTTTTATGCCGAAAGGAACTTTCGCAATGTGTATGATAGGGAAAAATTAGACAGACTTTGGTCAGAAAAACCAGAAAGGCTACTCATTTTGCCTTCAGAAAAACTAAGCCAATTAAAAGAATTTGCAGGTTCAGGATATACGATCGAACCGGTTCTGGAAAGGGAATCCTTCAAAGTGGCCACTCCTACGATTGCTTTTTTGAAAAAAGAGACCAGAAACCTTGTCACAAAGAAAATTTCTTTGGTTTGGCTAAAAAAAATTCAGGGGAAATCTTCTAAAAACTCGAAAGTATAA
- the rlmN gene encoding 23S rRNA (adenine(2503)-C(2))-methyltransferase RlmN: MKEEIPVLKGKTKKELEEICVSLGLEKYRAAQIYTGIYKSRYTHLDQFTTLSKEVREKLKLHTSFPEIELGRDLASKEDGTRKFTFYVGENKEIEAVWIPSGDGGRKTICISSQIGCTLNCKFCATGLLEYKGNLHTWQILDQVLQVERLVGDKATNIVFMGMGEPMHNYFSVMKAAHILRDQEGFGLGALRITISTAGVTTGINRFIENKEPFNFAISLNHPNPNSRSSVMDVNDKHPLEKLIESAKRFTKELDRAITFEYVMIPDVNMGRDNAERLAKISRSVNKCKINVIPLNTDFTGWRRPTDEEVKDFVMHLKAKTTAPILNRRSPGRDINGACGMLALKGIRSETR, translated from the coding sequence ATGAAAGAGGAAATACCGGTTCTCAAAGGGAAAACCAAAAAAGAACTAGAAGAAATCTGTGTTTCTTTGGGTTTGGAAAAATACCGGGCGGCACAAATTTATACAGGCATCTATAAGAGCCGTTACACGCACTTGGACCAGTTTACCACCTTATCCAAAGAAGTCCGTGAAAAACTAAAACTACATACTTCCTTTCCAGAAATTGAACTGGGCCGAGACTTAGCATCCAAAGAAGATGGGACACGTAAGTTTACTTTTTATGTGGGGGAAAACAAAGAGATTGAAGCGGTTTGGATTCCTTCCGGCGACGGAGGACGAAAAACCATTTGTATTTCTTCGCAAATTGGTTGCACACTCAATTGTAAATTTTGTGCCACAGGACTTTTGGAATACAAGGGCAATCTCCATACTTGGCAAATCCTCGATCAAGTTTTGCAAGTAGAACGCCTAGTTGGCGACAAGGCCACTAATATCGTCTTTATGGGAATGGGGGAACCCATGCACAATTATTTTTCTGTAATGAAGGCTGCCCATATTCTCAGAGACCAAGAAGGGTTTGGTCTAGGTGCACTCCGAATTACCATTTCCACTGCCGGTGTCACCACAGGGATCAATCGGTTTATCGAAAATAAAGAACCTTTCAATTTTGCTATTTCTCTCAACCATCCAAATCCTAACTCTCGATCCTCGGTGATGGATGTAAACGACAAACATCCGTTAGAGAAATTGATTGAATCAGCGAAACGATTCACCAAGGAACTTGATCGGGCCATTACATTCGAATATGTAATGATCCCTGATGTGAATATGGGTAGAGACAACGCGGAACGACTCGCCAAAATTTCTCGTTCTGTTAATAAATGTAAAATCAATGTGATTCCTCTCAATACAGATTTTACCGGATGGCGTAGACCAACCGATGAGGAAGTAAAAGATTTTGTAATGCATCTCAAAGCTAAAACAACAGCTCCTATCCTCAACCGTAGAAGCCCCGGTCGGGACATCAATGGTGCTTGTGGAATGTTAGCGTTAAAAGGAATTCGAAGTGAAACACGGTAA